The Hemicordylus capensis ecotype Gifberg chromosome 6, rHemCap1.1.pri, whole genome shotgun sequence genome window below encodes:
- the ZNF219 gene encoding zinc finger protein 219 isoform X2, translating to MEGADYQLPSASPASVALPSLSSSSSSCDGADALAFNGELDLQRYSNGPGGPGGEARPFPCPICGKRFRFNSILALHTRIHTGSYPLTCPYCGHRAGQRASLRLHLRSHCPEARAHLSHQSRLLLELEERALLRGQEKEEGEEEEEPAAPVPPPPQPTFRCPFCKGKFRTAGERERHLRILHQPYKCGQCSFAAAQEAELQWHIQQAHSLPAARPPTPPAPVPTTAVPPTAPAATPATPAAATPTEFRCQVCGQAFTQSWFLKGHMRKHKDSFDHKCQVCGRGFKEPWFLKNHMKVHLSKLGLQSEQRGQGPGRSAQSLLVGCEALYPSLLSPRPTDKASTGNFLGYGDASCAERLQATARAVESGQQWRERPYAGESKLAREDPGGIHRCPDCTRSFATFQQMALHRQSHLSRDREWSKGQALGSHLLTGHWLPTNVRTSATANNSPTLLAQGEKDMQGQPRLDGSRRGSGKDCPFCGKSFRSSHHLKVHLRVHTGERPYKCPHCDYAGTQSGSLKYHLQRHHREQKSAAAAAAAAAATAAGTLERCHVPLAPTAVPPFPPTQLTKSHGAFLPLGGLGAARSRPSRRKPLLNGKADFQPLDLSLRPALAGGALHRCQFCPFATSAPELMELHLQVHHSRKARTRRCSHTAPKPRVLMDEEEEEEEEEEESEPQSPQLKGPGSLSPKGKTTKPQKLWHLEDQGKPPRPELPRGKRSPSEAVASSLSPGAAPAKQDWESLSRDSEEPRPEEELPGPMVPKGQHPEASKTGQGLMELQLEPVQA from the exons ATGGAG GGTGCAGATTACCAGTTGCCTTCTGCCAGCCCAGCCAGCGTAGCCCTCCcttccctgtcctcctcctcctcttcctgcgaTGGAGCGGACGCCCTGGCCTTCAACGGGGAGCTGGACCTGCAACGCTACTCCAACGGGCCAGGGGGGCCAGGAGGCGAGGCCCGCCCTTTCCCTTGCCCCATCTGCGGCAAGCGTTTCCGCTTCAACAGCATCCTGGCCCTGCACACCCGCATCCACACCGGCTCCTACCCCCTCACCTGCCCCTACTGTGGCCATCGGGCCGGGCAGCGTGCCAGCCTGCGCCTCCACCTGCGCTCTCACTGCCCTGAGGCCCGCGCCCACCTCAGCCACCAGAGCCGCCTGCTGCTCGAGCTGGAGGAGCGGGCGCTTTTGCGAgggcaagagaaggaggagggggaggaggaggaagagccagcCGCCCCCGTCCCGCCCCCGCCGCAGCCCACTTTCCGCTGCcctttctgcaagggcaagttccGCACTGCCGGCGAGCGGGAGCGTCACCTCCGCATCCTCCACCAGCCATACAAGTGTGGGCAGTGCTCCTTTGCCGCCGCTCAGGAGGCGGAGCTGCAGTGGCACATCCAGCAGGCCCACAGCCTTCCAGCCGCCAGGCCGCCCACCCCTCCTGCCCCTGTCCCCACCACCGCAGTCCCACCGACCGCTCCTGCCGCCACCCCTGCCACTCCCGCGGCCGCCACCCCGACTGAGTTCCGCTGCCAGGTGTGCGGCCAAGCCTTCACCCAGTCCTGGTTCCTCAAGGGCCACATGCGGAAGCACAAAGACTCCTTTGACCACAAGTGCCAGGTGTGCGGGCGCGGCTTCAAGGAGCCCTGGTTCCTCAAAAACCACATGAAGGTTCATCTCAGCAAGCTGGGCCTCCAGAGTGAACAAAGAGGGCAAGGCCCCGGCCGCTCAGCACAGAGCTTACTTGTGGGTTGTGAGGCCCTCtacccttccctcctctcccctcggCCCACAGACAAGGCCAGTACGGGCAATTTCCTGGGCTACGGTGATGCCAGCTGTGCCGAGCGGCTGCAGGCCACAGCCCGGGCAGTGGAGAGTGGCCAGCAGTGGAGGGAGCGCCCTTATGCTGGGGAGTCCAAGCTTGCCAGAGAGGACCCTGGAGGGATCCATCGCTGCCCTGACTGCACCCGGAGCTTCGCCACATTCCAGCAGATGGCCTTGCACCGCCAAAGCCACCTGTCCCGAGACAGGGAGTGGAGCAAGGGACAGGCGCTGGGCTCTCACCTTCTCACAGGACACTGGCTCCCCACAAACGTGAGGACCTCTGCTACAGCCAACAACAGCCCAACTCTGCTGGCCCAGGGGGAGAAAG ACATGCAGGGGCAGCCACGCCTAGATGGATCCCGCCGGGGCTCTGGGAAAGACTGCCCGTTCTGCGGGAAGTCTTTCAGGTCCTCTCACCACCTCAAGGTGCACCTCCGCGTCCACACTG GCGAGCGCCCGTACAAATGCCCTCACTGTGACTACGCTGGCACCCAGTCTGGCTCTCTCAAGTACCACCTGCAGCGCCATCACCGGGAGCAGAAGAGCGCTgcggcggctgctgcggctgcagCCGCCACAGCGGCAGGAACACTGGAGCGGTGCCACGTCCCCCTTGCGCCGACCGCAGTCCCCCCCTTTCCCCCGACGCAGCTCACCAAGAGCCACGGGGCCTTCCTTCCTCTGGGGGGCTTGGGCGCAGCTCGGTCCCGCCCATCCCGCCGCAAACCCCTGCTCAACGGGAAGGCCGACTTCCAGCCCTTGGACCTGTCGCTGCGCCCAGCCCTGGCAGGAGGGGCCCTCCACCGCTGCCAGTTCTGCCCCTTTGCCACCTCGGCTCCTGAGCTCATGGAATTACACCTTCAAGTCCACCATAGCCGAAAGGCCCGCACCCGCCGCTGCTCTCACACCGCCCCTAAGCCCCGTGTGCTGAtggacgaggaggaggaagaggaggaggaggaagaggagtctgAGCCCCAGAGCCCACAGCTGAAAGGACCAGGGTCCCTAAGTCCAAAGGGGAAGACCACCAAACCTCAGAAGCTCTGGCATTTGGAAGACCAGGGAAAGCCACCGAGGCCCGAGTTGCCCCGAGGGAAGCGGTCCCCCAGTGAAGCAGTGGCCAGCAGTCTGTCCCCTGGAGCCGCCCCAGCTAAGCAGGATTGGGAGAGCCTGTCACGAGACTCTGAGGAGCCGAGGCCTGAGGAGGAATTGCCTGGGCCCATGGTCCCGAAGGGGCAACACCCGGAGGCATCTAAGACGGGCCAAGGCCTCATGGAGTTGCAGCTAGAGCCAGTGCAAGCCTGA